In Nocardia asteroides, the following proteins share a genomic window:
- a CDS encoding BMP family ABC transporter substrate-binding protein yields MHKSTRRAIAAASAALAAAALLSACGSSDTSGAGGTLKVGVFFPGSLSDTGFMQSGYLGYQRVAESLGDRVELSKVEQVAASDYQQALVRFASTNDLVISLGGQTDADLRKVAPQFPQVKFVEIGGPADATPLANLAYYDPQQAEAEFLSGAVSAAGAKNGAVAFVGGVELPAIVNAANAFGNGARFAKPEVKVLTPQYVGDFNDPAKAKQAALADYGAGAGALGQIVNLGKAGMEQAAAQAGAAMVGGPIPGDCTNPVYLGYVHTDIGAEVEYAVRAVLDETWKAENVRFGLTSPNHGTDFVLCSKDAAVADALARAKTALSTGAVQPY; encoded by the coding sequence GTGCACAAGTCCACTCGGCGCGCGATCGCCGCAGCCTCGGCCGCGCTGGCCGCCGCCGCCCTGCTGTCGGCCTGCGGGTCCTCCGACACTTCCGGCGCGGGCGGCACGCTGAAAGTCGGTGTCTTCTTTCCCGGTTCGCTCTCGGACACCGGCTTCATGCAGTCGGGCTATCTCGGCTACCAGCGCGTCGCCGAGTCGCTCGGCGACCGGGTGGAACTGAGCAAGGTCGAACAGGTCGCGGCGAGCGACTATCAGCAGGCCCTGGTCCGCTTCGCCTCCACCAACGACCTGGTGATCTCCCTCGGCGGCCAGACCGACGCCGACCTGCGCAAGGTGGCACCGCAGTTCCCGCAGGTGAAGTTCGTCGAGATCGGCGGACCCGCCGACGCGACCCCGCTGGCCAACCTCGCCTACTACGACCCGCAGCAGGCCGAGGCCGAATTCCTCAGCGGCGCGGTCTCGGCGGCAGGGGCGAAGAACGGCGCCGTGGCGTTCGTCGGCGGCGTGGAGCTGCCCGCGATCGTCAACGCCGCCAACGCCTTCGGCAACGGCGCCCGCTTCGCGAAGCCGGAGGTGAAGGTACTGACCCCGCAGTACGTCGGCGATTTCAACGATCCGGCCAAGGCCAAGCAGGCGGCGCTGGCCGACTACGGCGCGGGCGCGGGCGCGCTCGGCCAGATCGTGAACCTCGGCAAGGCGGGCATGGAGCAGGCCGCCGCCCAGGCCGGCGCGGCGATGGTCGGTGGACCGATTCCCGGCGACTGCACCAACCCTGTGTACCTCGGCTATGTGCACACCGATATCGGCGCCGAGGTCGAGTACGCCGTGCGGGCGGTGCTCGACGAGACGTGGAAGGCCGAGAACGTGCGCTTCGGGCTCACCTCGCCCAACCACGGCACCGACTTCGTACTGTGCAGCAAGGACGCCGCCGTCGCCGACGCGCTCGCCCGGGCGAAGACGGCGCTGTCCACCGGCGCGGTCCAGCCGTACTGA
- a CDS encoding ABC transporter ATP-binding protein, protein MSTPALTLHGLGKSFGDVRALSGVDLTVESGTVHCVLGENGAGKSTLCNLVFGAYRPDTGRMTLGGTEFRPDSPAAAAAAGVAMVHQHFSLVTTMTVAENLLLTLRGVRIRRAELTARLDEIAHRYGLRVEPGRSVAGMPVGARQKVEIVKALLRDPSLILLDEPTGVLDPAEIDALLETCRAVAADGKAVVLVTHKLGEVARVADAATVLRHGTVAGGGRMSNTGIPQLLTAMVGRSAADLDPTVAATLGIDTADPAHPARAGDTVSQASPVLAIEDLTVHRDDGSTAIDRVRLELRPGEIAGIAGVEGNGQSELVAVLAGATPATAGTVTLDGTDITRANPATRAALGLGVVPEDRHRDAMIADMSVAENLFLGQLGRFRRFGLLDRRAMGRAAETELARFDVRAAGPWARMGSLSGGNQQKVVLARELSSANLRCLVAAQPTRGLDIGAVDFVLTQLRRAAADGCAVLVVSSEVPELLALCHRVFVAYRGTLTGPVEATDPAAAQRIGELMMGVSA, encoded by the coding sequence ATGAGCACTCCCGCATTGACCCTGCACGGGCTGGGCAAGAGCTTCGGTGACGTGCGGGCGCTGTCCGGGGTCGACCTGACCGTCGAATCCGGCACCGTCCATTGCGTTCTCGGCGAGAACGGCGCGGGCAAGTCCACGCTGTGCAATCTGGTCTTCGGCGCCTACCGGCCCGACACGGGCCGGATGACGCTGGGTGGCACCGAGTTCCGGCCCGACTCCCCCGCCGCCGCGGCGGCCGCGGGCGTGGCCATGGTGCACCAGCATTTCAGTCTGGTCACCACGATGACCGTCGCGGAGAATCTGCTGCTCACCCTGCGCGGCGTCCGGATTCGCCGGGCCGAGCTCACCGCCCGGCTCGACGAGATCGCGCACCGCTACGGGCTGCGCGTCGAGCCCGGCCGATCGGTCGCCGGCATGCCGGTGGGCGCCCGGCAGAAGGTCGAGATCGTCAAGGCGCTGCTGCGGGATCCGTCGCTGATCCTGCTCGACGAACCCACCGGCGTGCTGGATCCGGCCGAGATCGACGCGCTGCTCGAGACCTGCCGCGCCGTCGCCGCCGACGGCAAGGCCGTGGTGCTGGTGACACACAAGCTCGGCGAGGTGGCCCGGGTCGCCGACGCCGCCACGGTGCTGCGCCACGGCACCGTCGCCGGCGGCGGCCGGATGTCGAATACCGGTATCCCGCAGCTGCTCACGGCCATGGTCGGGCGAAGCGCGGCCGACCTGGACCCGACCGTGGCGGCGACCCTGGGCATCGACACGGCCGACCCGGCACACCCCGCGCGGGCCGGGGACACGGTGTCGCAGGCGTCGCCGGTGCTGGCGATCGAGGACCTCACCGTCCATCGCGACGACGGCAGCACCGCGATCGACCGGGTCCGACTCGAGCTGCGCCCGGGCGAGATCGCCGGCATCGCGGGCGTGGAGGGCAACGGCCAGAGCGAACTGGTCGCCGTGCTCGCCGGCGCCACCCCGGCGACCGCGGGCACCGTCACCCTCGACGGCACCGACATCACCCGCGCGAACCCGGCCACCCGCGCCGCACTCGGCCTCGGTGTCGTCCCCGAGGACCGGCACCGCGACGCGATGATCGCCGACATGAGCGTCGCCGAGAACCTGTTCCTCGGACAGCTCGGCCGGTTCCGCCGCTTCGGCCTGCTCGACAGGCGCGCCATGGGCCGGGCCGCGGAAACCGAGCTCGCCCGGTTCGACGTGCGCGCGGCGGGACCGTGGGCACGGATGGGATCGCTGTCGGGCGGCAACCAGCAGAAGGTGGTGCTCGCGCGCGAACTGTCCAGCGCGAACCTGCGCTGCCTGGTGGCCGCCCAGCCGACCCGCGGATTGGACATCGGCGCGGTCGATTTCGTGCTCACCCAGCTGCGCCGCGCGGCCGCCGACGGCTGCGCGGTGCTGGTGGTGTCGAGCGAGGTGCCGGAACTTCTGGCGCTGTGCCATCGCGTGTTCGTCGCCTACCGCGGCACGCTCACCGGCCCGGTCGAGGCCACCGATCCCGCGGCGGCACAGCGGATCGGCGAATTGATGATGGGAGTCTCGGCATGA
- a CDS encoding LLM class flavin-dependent oxidoreductase — protein sequence MTLRYGVYLPPFGELSDPRVLAELAVEAESSGFDGVFVWDHVARPHEPDLPVGDAWIGLAAIAAATSRVVFGPRITPLSRRRPQDVARESVALDLLSGGRLVLGVGLGSEATGEFSRLGEVAVPRDRARLLDEALDVLTALWSGEVVHHDGPAYRVDGLRFLPRPVQRPRIPVWVAAQSVRQAPLRRAARFDGLCPEADPDQLAEMLAVVAGHRGDLAGFEVAVAASTDRDHDAYARAGATWWLTELPMSCSRAEALATIRRGPHS from the coding sequence ATGACGCTGCGCTACGGGGTATATCTGCCGCCGTTCGGCGAATTGTCCGATCCGCGGGTGCTGGCCGAACTCGCCGTCGAAGCGGAGTCGTCCGGCTTCGACGGCGTGTTCGTCTGGGATCACGTGGCCCGGCCGCACGAGCCGGATCTGCCCGTCGGCGATGCGTGGATCGGGCTGGCGGCGATCGCGGCCGCGACCTCGCGGGTGGTGTTCGGGCCCCGGATCACACCGCTGTCGCGGCGACGGCCCCAGGATGTGGCTCGGGAGAGCGTCGCGCTGGATCTGCTCAGCGGTGGACGTCTGGTACTCGGGGTCGGTCTGGGTTCGGAGGCGACCGGCGAGTTCTCCCGGTTGGGCGAGGTCGCCGTACCCCGGGATCGCGCGCGGCTGCTCGACGAAGCGCTCGACGTGCTGACCGCGCTGTGGTCCGGTGAGGTGGTCCACCACGACGGGCCCGCCTACCGCGTCGACGGGCTCCGGTTCCTGCCGCGTCCCGTGCAGCGCCCCCGGATCCCCGTCTGGGTGGCCGCCCAATCGGTGCGGCAAGCGCCCTTGCGCCGGGCCGCGCGCTTCGACGGGCTCTGTCCCGAGGCCGACCCGGACCAGCTGGCCGAGATGCTCGCCGTGGTGGCCGGACATCGCGGCGACCTCGCCGGTTTCGAGGTGGCGGTCGCGGCGAGCACCGACCGTGATCACGATGCCTACGCCCGCGCGGGCGCCACCTGGTGGCTGACCGAACTTCCGATGAGCTGCTCGCGGGCCGAGGCACTGGCCACGATCCGCCGCGGACCACACAGCTAG
- a CDS encoding ABC transporter permease has product MSLDTVTDIATSGIGFTLPILVAASGELISERAGVLNLSVEAMMLTGAFAGVLGAVTTGSPTLGALTAVLASLIFGVLQAVWSIALRADQIVVGIASNALALGATTYGARLLLADGKGHTVPGFDPLRVPLLHRIPVVGPALFGQTALGYLCLAVVVALAVVFSRRTKPGLVIDAIGEDAVAADRTGLPVRAVRYGGVLLAAVAAGLGGAQLALSEVHSFSDNMTGGIGYLAVVAVIAGRWRALGVVWASVFFGLAQALQFALPALGVHVPFALLVMLPYLIAIVAVSGLVGNSRSPRDLTVAFARSS; this is encoded by the coding sequence ATGAGTCTCGACACGGTCACCGACATCGCCACCAGCGGTATCGGTTTCACCCTGCCCATTCTGGTCGCGGCGAGCGGCGAACTGATCAGCGAACGCGCCGGGGTCCTGAATCTGAGCGTGGAGGCGATGATGCTGACCGGCGCGTTCGCCGGCGTGCTCGGCGCCGTGACCACCGGCTCCCCCACGCTGGGCGCGCTCACCGCCGTGCTGGCCTCGTTGATCTTCGGGGTGCTGCAAGCGGTCTGGAGTATCGCCCTGCGCGCCGACCAGATCGTCGTCGGGATCGCGAGCAACGCGCTGGCCCTCGGCGCGACCACCTATGGAGCGCGGCTGCTGCTGGCCGATGGCAAGGGGCACACGGTGCCGGGGTTCGACCCGCTGCGTGTCCCACTGCTGCACCGGATTCCGGTCGTCGGGCCCGCCCTGTTCGGGCAGACCGCACTGGGCTATCTGTGTCTGGCCGTCGTCGTGGCGCTGGCCGTGGTGTTCTCCCGGCGGACCAAGCCCGGCTTGGTGATCGACGCGATCGGTGAGGACGCCGTCGCCGCCGACCGCACCGGGTTGCCGGTGCGCGCGGTCCGCTACGGCGGCGTGCTGCTGGCCGCCGTAGCGGCCGGGCTCGGCGGTGCTCAGCTCGCGTTGTCGGAGGTGCATTCGTTCAGCGACAACATGACCGGCGGCATCGGCTACCTCGCCGTCGTCGCGGTGATCGCGGGCCGCTGGCGCGCCCTCGGCGTCGTCTGGGCCTCGGTGTTCTTCGGCCTCGCGCAGGCGCTGCAGTTCGCGCTGCCCGCGCTGGGAGTGCACGTGCCGTTCGCGCTGCTGGTGATGCTGCCCTACCTGATCGCGATCGTCGCCGTCAGCGGTCTGGTCGGCAACAGCCGGTCACCGCGTGATCTGACCGTCGCCTTCGCCCGTTCGTCCTGA
- a CDS encoding nucleoside deaminase, whose protein sequence is MTALTDLDRTHLRRAIDLAGVALARGDRPFGSVAVDRDGRVLAEGANAVSSSGDVTAHAELVAITTATAAGHAEALRGATVYASGEPCPMCAAAMVWAQVGRIVFAAAAAEFGQILPGGPSFALTCADLVATANVPVAVSGPHLGEEALAVFRAAAAN, encoded by the coding sequence ATGACCGCACTCACCGACCTCGACCGCACCCACCTGCGACGCGCGATCGACCTCGCCGGCGTGGCGCTGGCACGCGGCGACCGGCCGTTCGGGTCGGTGGCCGTCGACCGCGACGGCCGCGTCCTCGCCGAGGGTGCGAACGCGGTGAGCAGCAGCGGCGACGTCACCGCGCACGCCGAACTGGTCGCCATCACCACCGCCACCGCCGCGGGTCACGCCGAGGCACTGCGCGGGGCGACCGTGTACGCCAGCGGTGAGCCGTGTCCGATGTGCGCCGCGGCCATGGTGTGGGCGCAGGTCGGGCGCATCGTGTTCGCCGCGGCGGCCGCCGAATTCGGGCAGATCCTGCCCGGCGGGCCCAGCTTCGCGCTGACCTGCGCCGACCTGGTCGCCACCGCGAACGTGCCGGTAGCGGTCAGCGGCCCACATCTGGGCGAGGAAGCGCTCGCCGTCTTCCGGGCCGCCGCCGCGAACTGA
- a CDS encoding GntR family transcriptional regulator — MRVREDGAVAEEPAKKSLRDRAYEELRDRIIDLRLSPGQRLVERELATELAISRIPLREALQLLEREGLVVIVPRQGAIVAPFTVTDVRDLFDVRESLEVLAARLAAERADPAGLAALREQLAAARRATAAGDQAAIAAANAGFHTLLVEVSGNPLLQSLLRPLESRVRWLFHLTKERDPGTQCDEHEALYAAIAAGDAEAAAEIAYRHVASGREPSLALSAQWSMPEIDPVSATRTRQRTTHREKTA, encoded by the coding sequence ATGCGGGTGCGCGAGGATGGTGCGGTGGCGGAAGAACCTGCGAAGAAGTCGCTGCGCGATCGGGCCTACGAGGAACTGCGCGACCGGATCATCGACCTGCGCCTGAGCCCGGGGCAGCGGCTGGTGGAACGCGAGCTCGCGACCGAGCTGGCGATCTCGCGGATCCCGTTGCGCGAGGCACTGCAGCTGCTCGAGCGCGAAGGGCTCGTGGTCATCGTGCCGCGTCAGGGCGCGATCGTCGCCCCGTTCACGGTGACCGACGTGCGGGACCTGTTCGATGTCCGTGAGAGCCTGGAAGTGCTGGCCGCCCGGCTGGCCGCCGAGCGGGCTGATCCGGCGGGCTTGGCCGCCCTGCGCGAGCAGCTCGCCGCCGCTCGCCGGGCCACCGCCGCCGGTGATCAGGCCGCGATCGCCGCGGCCAATGCCGGCTTCCACACCCTGCTCGTCGAAGTCTCGGGCAACCCGCTGCTGCAATCATTGCTGCGGCCCTTGGAATCTCGCGTCCGCTGGCTGTTCCACCTCACCAAGGAGCGCGACCCCGGCACCCAGTGCGACGAGCACGAAGCCCTCTACGCCGCCATCGCCGCGGGCGATGCCGAGGCCGCCGCCGAGATCGCCTACCGGCACGTGGCCTCGGGCCGCGAACCCAGCCTCGCGCTGTCGGCCCAATGGTCCATGCCCGAGATCGACCCGGTCTCGGCCACCCGCACCCGCCAGCGCACCACCCACCGGGAGAAGACGGCCTGA
- a CDS encoding MFS transporter, with product MSQESKSVLHRAIGASAIGNAVEWFDYGVYAYLATYIAASLFPGDGEGSSIVYTLLGFAVSFLIRPIGGMIWGPLGDRIGRKRVLATTIVLMACSTLAVGLIPSYEAIGIAAPILLYLLRMVQGLSAGGEYGGAATFMAEYAPDRKRGFYGSFLEVGTLAGFTLGNLVALLLVNILDDPAMESWGWRIPFLIAAPLGLIGMYLRSRVEDTPVFREVEANDDTEEVAGVYRDLVTKYLRPVLTLFGLVIALNVVNYSLLSYTPTYLGTTLGMKESDALLVPLIGQIVMLVTLPFLGALSDRVGRRPMWLFSCAALMIMVVPVYKLIGSSLTGAIAGFAILGLLYAPQLATISATFPAMFPTIVRFAGVAIGYNVATSLFGGTAPVINQAFIDATGDHLFPAYYMFGACLVGLVAAYFLIETKGVSLRGTQVPGTPEAIEEQRDLAAESEPEVLPAPEVVPVPVDKPEPDTKRDLGDDPIPVS from the coding sequence ATGTCACAGGAATCGAAATCGGTGCTGCACCGCGCTATCGGTGCGTCGGCGATCGGCAATGCGGTCGAATGGTTCGACTACGGTGTCTACGCCTATCTGGCGACCTATATCGCCGCGTCGTTGTTTCCCGGCGACGGGGAGGGTTCGAGCATCGTCTACACCCTGCTCGGATTCGCGGTCTCCTTCCTGATCCGCCCGATCGGCGGCATGATCTGGGGTCCGCTGGGCGACCGGATCGGCCGCAAACGCGTGCTGGCGACGACGATCGTGCTGATGGCCTGCTCCACGCTGGCTGTGGGCCTGATCCCCAGCTACGAGGCCATCGGGATCGCCGCGCCGATCCTGCTGTACCTGTTGCGGATGGTCCAGGGCCTGTCGGCGGGCGGCGAATACGGCGGCGCCGCGACCTTCATGGCGGAATACGCCCCGGACCGTAAACGCGGCTTCTACGGCAGTTTCCTCGAGGTCGGCACCCTGGCCGGATTCACGCTCGGAAATCTGGTCGCCCTGCTGCTGGTGAATATTCTCGACGACCCGGCGATGGAATCGTGGGGCTGGCGAATTCCGTTCCTCATCGCCGCGCCGCTGGGTTTGATCGGTATGTACCTGCGTAGCCGGGTGGAGGACACCCCGGTATTCCGCGAGGTCGAGGCCAACGACGACACCGAGGAAGTCGCCGGTGTGTACCGCGATCTGGTGACGAAATACCTGCGCCCGGTGCTGACCCTGTTCGGTCTGGTCATCGCGCTGAACGTGGTGAATTATTCGCTGCTCAGCTACACGCCCACCTATCTGGGCACCACGCTCGGGATGAAGGAATCCGACGCGCTGCTGGTGCCGCTGATCGGCCAGATCGTCATGCTGGTGACACTGCCGTTCCTGGGCGCGCTGTCGGACCGGGTGGGGCGCAGGCCGATGTGGTTGTTCTCCTGCGCGGCCCTGATGATCATGGTCGTGCCGGTGTACAAGCTGATCGGCAGCTCGCTGACCGGTGCCATCGCCGGTTTCGCGATCCTGGGCCTGCTCTACGCCCCGCAGCTGGCGACGATCTCGGCGACCTTCCCGGCCATGTTCCCCACGATCGTGCGCTTCGCCGGTGTGGCGATCGGCTACAACGTGGCCACCTCGTTGTTCGGTGGTACCGCGCCGGTGATCAACCAGGCGTTCATCGACGCCACCGGCGACCACCTCTTCCCGGCCTACTACATGTTCGGCGCCTGCCTGGTCGGCCTGGTGGCGGCCTACTTCCTGATCGAGACCAAGGGTGTCTCGCTGCGCGGTACGCAGGTTCCGGGCACACCGGAGGCGATCGAGGAGCAGCGGGACCTGGCGGCCGAGAGCGAACCCGAGGTGCTCCCCGCCCCGGAGGTCGTGCCGGTTCCCGTCGACAAGCCCGAACCGGACACGAAGCGCGACCTCGGTGACGACCCGATTCCGGTGAGCTGA
- a CDS encoding LysR substrate-binding domain-containing protein: MLDVRKLRLLRELAHRGTIAAVADALSYTPSAVSQQLTALEREAGVSLLERTGRRVTLTPAAHLLVGHTETILAALERADAELSCVRDELVGTLRIGAFPTAARTLLSPALVALSTAHPRLELTVTELDPAEVPDALRAGTLDIALTHDYDLVPAIPDPAIHTEPLHTETVFLATRHPVPATDPLRATAASPWIAGTPGTLCHTVTLRACLATGFTPRIRHHADDFTTVLALVAADAGAAIVPAMALPSPLGDVTLTPLTTRRHTHLAYRNGTATHPAIHAARTTLRDAARTAQSGTATPARPGARSSP, encoded by the coding sequence ATGCTCGACGTCCGCAAACTCCGCCTGCTGCGCGAACTCGCTCATCGCGGCACCATCGCCGCGGTCGCCGACGCGCTCAGCTACACCCCCTCGGCGGTCTCCCAACAGCTCACCGCGCTCGAACGCGAGGCGGGGGTGTCGCTGCTGGAGCGCACGGGCAGGCGGGTGACGCTCACCCCGGCCGCGCATCTGCTCGTCGGCCACACCGAGACCATCCTCGCCGCCCTCGAGCGGGCCGACGCCGAATTGTCCTGTGTCCGGGACGAACTCGTCGGCACGCTGCGGATCGGCGCGTTCCCCACCGCGGCCCGGACCCTGCTGTCGCCCGCGCTGGTGGCCCTGAGCACCGCCCATCCCCGGCTCGAACTCACCGTCACCGAGCTCGACCCCGCCGAGGTCCCCGACGCCCTGCGCGCGGGCACCCTCGACATCGCCCTGACCCACGACTACGACCTGGTCCCCGCCATCCCCGACCCGGCCATCCATACCGAGCCGCTGCACACCGAGACCGTCTTCCTGGCCACCCGCCACCCGGTCCCGGCCACCGACCCGCTGCGCGCCACCGCCGCGTCCCCGTGGATCGCGGGCACACCGGGCACCCTGTGCCACACCGTCACCCTGCGCGCCTGCCTGGCCACCGGCTTCACCCCGCGCATCCGTCACCACGCCGACGACTTCACCACCGTCCTGGCCCTGGTCGCCGCCGACGCGGGCGCCGCCATCGTCCCGGCCATGGCCCTGCCGTCCCCGCTCGGCGACGTCACCCTCACCCCGCTGACCACCCGCCGCCACACCCACCTCGCCTACCGCAACGGCACCGCCACCCACCCAGCCATCCACGCCGCCCGCACCACCCTGCGCGACGCCGCCCGCACAGCACAGAGCGGCACCGCGACACCTGCCCGACCGGGCGCTCGATCGTCACCCTGA
- a CDS encoding ornithine cyclodeaminase family protein, with protein sequence MTLILSHSDVAAVLDRGEVLAAVERAHAELARGEALVPAPPAMSLGGAAFVPMVAAATSAEAAAVKLLADLPANRARGLPVQRSVIVVTSAADGGCEALVDGRLITAVRTAAASAVATKYLARRNSSILGLVGAGGLAVEHTRAIARVRPLRTVLVWSRSAATVDRFRAAIADLGLDVRTMPSAEAVTRGADVLCTLTPAREPVVRGAWFGDGLHVNAVGAPPRADHREVDGEAMRRARVVVDSVGTTLTKSGDTLLAIADGAITEAAVRTELGEVITDRAPGRTGARDITLFNSVGIGLQDLAAARLLIDKARANGIGTEVDLSL encoded by the coding sequence TTGACCCTGATCCTGTCGCATTCCGATGTGGCCGCCGTGCTCGATCGCGGCGAGGTGCTGGCCGCGGTCGAGCGCGCCCACGCCGAACTCGCGCGCGGCGAGGCGCTCGTCCCCGCACCACCGGCGATGTCGCTCGGCGGAGCGGCGTTCGTGCCGATGGTGGCCGCCGCCACGTCCGCCGAGGCCGCGGCGGTGAAACTGCTGGCCGACCTCCCGGCCAACCGCGCGCGCGGACTGCCGGTCCAGCGCTCGGTGATCGTGGTGACCTCCGCCGCGGACGGCGGCTGCGAGGCACTCGTCGACGGCAGGCTGATCACCGCCGTCCGCACCGCCGCAGCCAGCGCGGTCGCCACCAAATATCTTGCCCGCCGGAACAGTTCGATTCTCGGCCTGGTCGGCGCCGGCGGTCTCGCCGTGGAGCACACCCGCGCGATCGCCCGGGTCCGGCCGCTGCGGACCGTGCTGGTCTGGTCGCGCTCGGCCGCGACGGTCGACCGGTTCCGCGCCGCGATCGCGGACCTGGGACTCGACGTGCGCACGATGCCGTCGGCGGAGGCGGTGACGCGCGGCGCGGACGTGCTGTGCACCCTCACCCCCGCGCGCGAACCGGTCGTGCGCGGCGCGTGGTTCGGCGACGGACTGCACGTCAACGCGGTCGGGGCGCCGCCGCGCGCGGATCACCGGGAGGTCGACGGCGAGGCCATGCGCCGGGCGCGGGTCGTCGTAGACTCGGTCGGCACCACCCTCACCAAGTCCGGTGACACGCTGCTGGCCATCGCCGACGGCGCGATCACCGAGGCGGCGGTGCGGACCGAACTGGGCGAGGTGATCACCGATCGGGCCCCCGGCCGGACCGGCGCTCGCGACATCACCCTGTTCAACTCGGTGGGCATCGGCCTGCAGGACCTGGCCGCGGCCCGCCTGCTCATCGACAAGGCTCGCGCCAACGGCATCGGAACGGAAGTGGACCTCAGCCTATGA
- a CDS encoding ABC transporter permease yields the protein MRVSPPGGVAALRRWAHQPLVVAAAAMLAAGGIGLVLAAVAGAAPAATVTALWDGMFGTPYAVGASLNVAATLMLVAVGFTVAHRAGLVNVGGEGQICAGGIAATAIGTTLTGAPAAITLPAVLLAAAAAGWAWAAIAAFLRVRRGTSEIITTLLLNFVGLALVLLVVHEPALLRQPVTSSETLPQSAPLTPAAHLPLLGIDRSPATVALWIALVAALGTAIRVRHTALGVRLRAVGRNPDAAARLGLPVRRLRFLSLSAAGACAGVAGGLLVATAPFVLAEGFSSGYGFSGLVVGLLARGSLAAVVAVSLLLGFLVSGGINLQLAANVPASTIAVVESLMIVFIAGAALWTRARPAGSGAPPPVPAAQGTESTDLAGAPR from the coding sequence ATGAGAGTGTCACCTCCGGGCGGCGTGGCCGCCCTGCGCCGCTGGGCGCATCAGCCGCTCGTGGTCGCGGCCGCGGCGATGCTCGCGGCGGGCGGGATCGGGCTGGTCCTCGCGGCCGTCGCGGGTGCGGCTCCCGCCGCCACCGTGACCGCACTGTGGGACGGCATGTTCGGCACGCCCTACGCCGTGGGCGCCTCGCTCAACGTGGCCGCCACGCTGATGCTGGTCGCCGTCGGCTTCACCGTCGCCCACCGGGCCGGACTGGTGAACGTAGGCGGCGAGGGCCAGATCTGCGCCGGCGGTATCGCCGCCACCGCGATCGGCACCACCCTCACCGGCGCGCCCGCCGCGATCACCCTGCCCGCGGTCCTGCTCGCCGCCGCGGCGGCGGGCTGGGCGTGGGCGGCGATCGCGGCCTTCCTGCGGGTGCGGCGCGGTACCAGCGAGATCATCACCACGCTGCTGCTCAATTTCGTCGGCCTGGCGCTGGTCCTGCTGGTGGTGCACGAGCCCGCCCTGCTGCGCCAGCCGGTGACCTCCTCGGAGACCCTGCCGCAGTCCGCACCGCTCACCCCCGCGGCGCATCTGCCGTTGCTGGGCATCGACCGCTCCCCCGCCACCGTGGCGCTGTGGATCGCCCTGGTGGCGGCGCTGGGCACCGCGATCCGGGTGCGGCACACCGCACTCGGTGTCCGGCTGCGCGCGGTCGGCCGCAATCCGGACGCGGCGGCCCGCCTCGGCCTGCCGGTGCGGCGGCTGCGATTCCTCAGCCTGTCCGCCGCGGGCGCGTGCGCCGGGGTGGCGGGCGGTCTGCTGGTGGCCACCGCGCCGTTCGTGCTGGCCGAGGGATTCTCTTCCGGCTACGGATTCTCCGGCCTGGTGGTGGGGCTCCTGGCGCGCGGATCGCTGGCCGCGGTTGTCGCGGTGTCGCTGCTGCTGGGTTTCCTCGTCTCGGGCGGGATCAACCTGCAGCTGGCGGCGAACGTGCCCGCCTCGACCATCGCGGTCGTCGAATCGCTGATGATCGTGTTCATCGCGGGCGCCGCGCTCTGGACCCGGGCGCGCCCAGCCGGTTCCGGCGCGCCCCCACCGGTCCCGGCTGCGCAGGGCACCGAATCCACCGATCTGGCGGGAGCGCCGCGATGA